A single Gemmatimonadota bacterium DNA region contains:
- a CDS encoding ABC-F family ATP-binding cassette domain-containing protein: MISASNLEKSYGDRVLFTGATFQLNPGERYGLVGANGSGKTTLLGILAGDVDPSAGSVSIPKRVRSGVLRQDQFLYEEESVLGVALMGNRELWAAIDEKERLLREASAGAEVDGHRLSELEETIQHLDGYTAESKAAEILEGLGIPAEVHQNPIRTLSGGFKLRVLLAQVLAGSPDVLLLDEPTNHLDILSIRWLENFLAAFRGPVVVISHDIRFLDNVATHILDVDYGTVRLYHGNYSAFVVAKAEELDRREKEMAGREKEVAQLQLFVSRFKAKASKARQAQSKAKIIERMAGEIVDLPPSSRRWPTFRFEPLRDSGKEVLAVKGIRKAFGENEVLHGVDLTVDRGDRLAILGPNGIGKSTLLKILMGRLQPDAGEVKWGYETHVGYFAQDFRDELAGESGTAEEWLWARCPGKDRGFVRGRLGLVLFSGEDGLKKLESLSGGEASRLVFARIGLERPNVLVLDEPTNHLDLESIEALVEALSSYPGTIVFVSHDRWFVKEIATRIVEIRPGGIRDYRGNYEEYVAWCGDDHLDHESVVLKAKREKKDARREEKGKSNGAQAGGNSKAGGGGKPDSAKNRSGAKAGAGGQAGGGGQAGSGRPKPSGNPRELERRRDDLTARIEAAEARVAEIDALFCEPGFFEKIPGHERRRLEGEREERAMEAARLMARWEALEEEIAAR; the protein is encoded by the coding sequence ATGATTTCGGCTTCGAACCTCGAAAAATCGTACGGCGACCGGGTACTCTTCACCGGGGCGACCTTCCAATTGAACCCCGGCGAGCGGTACGGGCTCGTCGGGGCGAACGGCTCCGGCAAGACCACCCTCCTCGGAATCCTCGCCGGGGACGTGGACCCCAGCGCCGGGAGCGTCTCGATTCCGAAGCGCGTCCGCTCCGGGGTCCTTCGCCAGGACCAGTTCCTCTACGAGGAAGAGTCCGTCCTCGGCGTGGCGCTGATGGGGAACCGCGAGCTCTGGGCAGCGATCGACGAGAAGGAGAGGCTGCTCCGGGAGGCGAGCGCGGGAGCGGAGGTGGATGGGCACCGCCTTTCCGAGCTCGAGGAGACCATCCAGCACCTCGACGGATACACGGCGGAGTCGAAGGCCGCCGAGATCCTGGAGGGGCTCGGGATCCCGGCGGAGGTGCATCAGAACCCGATCCGCACCCTGTCCGGGGGATTCAAGCTTCGCGTCCTCCTCGCGCAGGTCCTCGCCGGGAGCCCGGACGTCCTCCTCCTCGACGAGCCGACGAACCACCTCGACATCCTCTCGATCCGCTGGCTCGAGAATTTCCTCGCCGCGTTCCGGGGCCCCGTCGTCGTCATCTCGCACGACATCCGCTTCCTCGACAACGTCGCCACGCACATCCTCGACGTGGATTACGGGACGGTTCGATTGTACCACGGGAACTACTCGGCCTTCGTCGTCGCGAAGGCGGAGGAGCTCGATCGGCGTGAGAAGGAGATGGCGGGACGCGAGAAGGAAGTCGCGCAGCTGCAGCTCTTCGTGAGCCGCTTCAAGGCGAAGGCCTCGAAGGCACGCCAGGCCCAGAGCAAGGCGAAGATCATCGAGAGGATGGCCGGCGAGATCGTGGACCTTCCCCCCTCTTCCCGCCGCTGGCCCACCTTCCGCTTCGAACCGCTCCGCGACAGCGGAAAGGAAGTCCTCGCCGTGAAGGGGATCCGGAAGGCCTTCGGCGAAAACGAAGTCCTACACGGGGTGGACCTCACCGTGGACCGCGGAGACCGTCTCGCCATCCTCGGACCGAATGGGATCGGAAAGTCCACCCTGCTCAAGATCCTGATGGGACGCCTCCAGCCGGACGCCGGCGAGGTGAAGTGGGGATACGAGACGCACGTCGGGTATTTCGCGCAGGATTTCCGTGACGAGCTCGCGGGCGAGTCGGGGACGGCGGAGGAGTGGCTCTGGGCCCGGTGTCCCGGGAAAGACCGCGGGTTCGTGCGAGGGAGGCTCGGCCTCGTTCTCTTCTCCGGGGAAGACGGGCTCAAGAAACTCGAATCGCTCTCCGGCGGGGAAGCGTCACGCCTCGTCTTCGCGCGGATTGGGCTCGAGCGCCCGAACGTCCTCGTCCTCGACGAGCCGACGAACCACCTCGACCTCGAGTCCATCGAGGCCCTCGTGGAGGCGCTCTCCTCCTATCCGGGAACCATCGTCTTCGTCTCGCACGACCGGTGGTTCGTGAAAGAGATCGCGACGCGAATCGTGGAGATCCGGCCCGGCGGGATCCGCGACTACCGGGGCAATTACGAGGAGTACGTGGCCTGGTGCGGAGACGACCACCTGGACCACGAGAGCGTCGTCCTCAAGGCGAAGCGCGAAAAGAAGGATGCCCGGCGCGAGGAGAAGGGGAAGTCCAATGGGGCCCAGGCCGGGGGAAACTCGAAGGCCGGAGGTGGTGGGAAACCGGACAGCGCCAAGAACCGGAGCGGCGCGAAGGCCGGAGCGGGTGGGCAGGCCGGAGGCGGGGGGCAGGCGGGAAGCGGTCGCCCGAAACCGTCGGGCAATCCCCGGGAGCTGGAACGCCGCCGCGACGACCTCACCGCGAGGATCGAGGCCGCGGAAGCCCGCGTCGCGGAGATCGATGCGCTCTTCTGCGAGCCCGGCTTTTTCGAGAAGATCCCGGGCCATGAGCGGCGCCGCCTCGAAGGGGAGCGGGAGGAACGCGCCATGGAGGCGGCTCGGTTGATGGCGCGCTGGGAAGCGCTCGAAGAGGAGATTGCGGCGAGGTAG
- a CDS encoding type II toxin-antitoxin system HicA family toxin, with amino-acid sequence MLPEEAVLEQIRRLNGGLHWKKVEKLLRALGAEVYEGKGSTVTFVLDDRKLTVDRPHPRKECGKGLVKRLRGFLSELGHI; translated from the coding sequence ATGCTCCCCGAAGAGGCGGTTCTCGAGCAGATACGGCGCCTCAACGGCGGCCTGCATTGGAAGAAAGTGGAGAAGCTGCTCCGGGCACTTGGGGCCGAGGTGTATGAGGGCAAGGGTTCGACGGTGACGTTCGTTCTGGACGATCGGAAGCTGACCGTCGACCGACCGCATCCGAGGAAGGAGTGTGGCAAAGGGCTCGTGAAACGACTGCGCGGCTTCCTTTCCGAGCTCGGCCACATCTAA
- a CDS encoding type II toxin-antitoxin system HicB family antitoxin, translating to MIDYKGYTGVFEFDPELRLFAGHVVDLRDEIYFEGESVEELEVSMQRAVDHYLEVCESRDEAPERPFSGKLNMRLGPQLHRAAATAAAAEGQSLNDWLKRVVADAAHIPARKPVRRRTSKKAPA from the coding sequence ATGATCGACTACAAGGGATACACGGGAGTCTTCGAGTTCGACCCTGAGCTTCGGCTCTTCGCAGGGCATGTCGTCGACCTACGCGACGAGATCTACTTCGAAGGTGAGTCGGTCGAGGAACTCGAGGTCTCCATGCAGCGTGCCGTCGACCATTACCTCGAAGTCTGTGAGAGCCGAGACGAGGCGCCCGAAAGGCCGTTCTCGGGGAAACTGAACATGCGGCTCGGGCCGCAGCTACACCGGGCTGCTGCGACAGCGGCAGCTGCCGAGGGCCAGAGTCTCAACGATTGGCTGAAAAGGGTTGTGGCGGACGCGGCCCACATTCCTGCGAGGAAGCCGGTGCGGCGACGTACGTCCAAGAAGGCGCCGGCCTAG
- a CDS encoding nuclear transport factor 2 family protein yields MNANRTIVSPEDEAAIRRALDSFVKASLDQDWDRFIATFDSEPICMPAGAPALTTHDAIRAFYTRFPALDALELVPESLEAAGALVVEVGRYQFTAGEFSDRGKYIHLWRRGDAGEWRLYRNIANSDGASSS; encoded by the coding sequence ATGAATGCGAACCGGACCATCGTGAGCCCCGAGGATGAGGCAGCGATTCGTAGGGCCCTCGACTCCTTCGTGAAGGCGTCGCTGGACCAGGACTGGGATCGCTTTATCGCGACGTTCGACTCTGAACCAATCTGCATGCCCGCCGGCGCTCCCGCGCTGACAACGCATGACGCGATCCGCGCCTTCTATACTCGATTCCCGGCTCTTGACGCGCTCGAGCTCGTTCCGGAAAGCCTCGAGGCCGCGGGCGCGCTCGTCGTCGAAGTCGGGCGGTATCAGTTCACGGCGGGAGAGTTCTCGGACCGAGGAAAGTACATCCATCTTTGGCGGCGCGGTGACGCCGGGGAATGGAGGCTGTACCGCAATATTGCCAACTCCGACGGAGCCAGTTCTTCCTAA
- a CDS encoding PIN domain protein yields the protein MKRQRVYLDTSVIGGCLDAEFAPWSNGLYRDFREGHFLPVVSYVVAAELLPAPRPVQEKYQELPDLKTEVLTESLEAWALAEKYREHRILPESFTADGLHIALATVAAVDLLVSWNFKHIVRFDKIRQFNAVNREAGYKEIEIYSPREVTRHEQR from the coding sequence ATGAAGCGGCAACGCGTTTACTTGGACACGTCTGTCATCGGCGGCTGCCTCGATGCCGAGTTCGCGCCGTGGTCAAATGGTCTGTACCGGGACTTCCGCGAAGGCCATTTCCTACCGGTGGTCTCGTACGTCGTCGCCGCCGAGCTCCTACCCGCTCCCCGACCGGTACAGGAGAAGTATCAGGAGTTGCCGGACCTCAAGACGGAAGTTCTGACGGAGTCGCTGGAAGCCTGGGCGTTGGCGGAGAAGTATCGAGAGCATCGCATACTGCCTGAGTCCTTTACGGCCGATGGGCTTCACATCGCACTAGCCACGGTGGCAGCGGTGGACCTCTTGGTGAGCTGGAACTTCAAGCACATCGTGCGGTTCGATAAGATTCGGCAGTTCAACGCCGTGAATCGCGAGGCGGGTTACAAGGAGATCGAGATCTACTCTCCGCGGGAGGTCACCAGGCATGAGCAGCGCTGA
- a CDS encoding FAD-binding oxidoreductase yields the protein MASPMMKKLDESLVEVDLSNLASELQGALLLPDSEGYDEARTLWNAMVDRRPAAIVECLGAQDAVRAVRFAGDHGLLLSICGAGHNIAGNAVCEGGLMISFKKMRGAQVDAAARTVCVEPGATLGDLDAATQAHGLAVPTGINSTTGVAGLTLGGGFGWLSRKYGMTIDNLISADVVTATGELVRASDDENADLFWGLRGGGGNFGVVTSFEFRAHPVGPEILSGLIVHPIADAREVLHAYRDLMAEAPDEVTVWVVMRKAPPLPFLPEDVHGTEVLVLAAMYAGDISDGEKALAPLRAVGHPIADVIGPNPFAGWQQAFDPLLTPGERNYWKTHDFTLLSDDLIDTVLDYVGRLPDPQSEVFFGQLGGAQGRVPDDATAYQGRKSAFVMNVHGRWSDPAKDDASIAWCRDLFGATAPFATGEAYVNFMTSEEGDRLEAAYGDSYQRLVELKNRYDPGNLFRMNQNIPPTAGR from the coding sequence ATGGCCTCCCCCATGATGAAGAAGCTGGATGAATCCCTCGTCGAAGTGGACCTCTCCAATCTCGCGAGCGAGCTCCAGGGGGCCCTCCTGCTGCCGGACTCCGAAGGATACGACGAGGCGCGCACGCTTTGGAACGCGATGGTCGACCGGCGGCCTGCCGCCATCGTCGAGTGCCTGGGGGCGCAGGACGCGGTTCGGGCCGTGCGCTTCGCCGGAGATCACGGGCTCCTTCTCTCGATCTGCGGAGCGGGCCATAACATCGCGGGTAACGCAGTGTGCGAGGGAGGCCTCATGATCTCCTTCAAGAAAATGAGAGGTGCGCAGGTCGATGCGGCCGCGCGCACCGTGTGCGTCGAGCCCGGGGCCACGCTTGGTGACCTCGATGCGGCCACGCAGGCTCACGGTCTCGCCGTGCCCACTGGCATCAATTCCACGACCGGTGTGGCCGGCCTGACGCTGGGTGGAGGCTTCGGGTGGCTGAGCAGAAAGTACGGGATGACCATCGACAACCTGATTTCGGCGGACGTGGTCACCGCCACCGGCGAACTCGTGCGGGCGAGCGACGACGAGAACGCCGATCTGTTCTGGGGGCTGCGGGGTGGTGGAGGCAACTTCGGTGTGGTCACGTCGTTCGAGTTCCGGGCCCACCCTGTAGGTCCCGAGATCCTGTCCGGGCTCATCGTGCACCCGATCGCCGACGCACGAGAGGTGCTCCACGCCTATCGCGACCTCATGGCGGAGGCCCCCGACGAGGTGACGGTGTGGGTGGTGATGCGGAAGGCGCCGCCTCTGCCGTTTCTCCCGGAAGATGTCCATGGAACCGAGGTCTTGGTCCTTGCCGCGATGTACGCGGGCGACATTTCAGATGGTGAGAAAGCCCTTGCGCCACTGAGGGCCGTCGGGCATCCCATTGCCGACGTGATCGGGCCCAACCCGTTCGCAGGATGGCAGCAGGCGTTCGACCCCCTGCTCACACCAGGGGAGCGCAACTATTGGAAGACCCACGATTTCACTCTACTCAGCGACGACCTCATCGACACGGTCCTCGACTACGTCGGACGCCTTCCAGACCCTCAAAGCGAGGTCTTCTTCGGTCAGTTGGGCGGCGCGCAGGGTAGGGTTCCCGACGACGCCACGGCCTATCAGGGGCGCAAGTCGGCCTTCGTCATGAACGTGCATGGTCGCTGGTCCGATCCCGCGAAGGACGATGCCAGCATCGCCTGGTGCCGTGACCTCTTCGGGGCGACTGCACCTTTTGCGACCGGTGAGGCCTACGTGAACTTCATGACGAGCGAGGAGGGGGATCGCCTTGAAGCTGCCTACGGTGACAGCTATCAGCGGTTGGTGGAGCTAAAGAACCGATACGACCCGGGGAATCTCTTCCGGATGAACCAGAACATTCCGCCCACCGCCGGGCGATAG
- a CDS encoding ribbon-helix-helix domain-containing protein: protein MPKTKVAVTLDSEILGELDELIAQRRFPNRSQAIEAAIAEKLERLARTRLAREAAKLDRHEEKAFAEEGMDSELASWPKY, encoded by the coding sequence ATGCCGAAGACAAAGGTTGCCGTGACACTCGACTCTGAGATCCTCGGGGAGCTTGATGAGCTGATCGCCCAACGCCGGTTCCCGAATCGGAGCCAGGCCATTGAGGCTGCCATCGCCGAGAAGCTGGAGCGGTTGGCACGCACCCGACTGGCTCGGGAGGCCGCGAAGCTCGATCGCCACGAGGAAAAGGCCTTTGCCGAGGAAGGCATGGACTCGGAGCTCGCTTCGTGGCCCAAATACTGA
- a CDS encoding type II toxin-antitoxin system PemK/MazF family toxin has protein sequence MAQILRGEIRWADLNPTRGHEQSGHRPVLILSHDVFNERSGTVIAVALTSQQPRAGFPLTLESKADGLPKESWIKISQIRTLAAERIGRRIARVSDEEVARVIEGLNEILGG, from the coding sequence GTGGCCCAAATACTGAGAGGCGAAATTCGGTGGGCCGACCTGAACCCCACTCGCGGTCACGAACAATCAGGCCATCGCCCGGTCCTTATTCTGAGCCACGACGTCTTCAACGAGCGATCCGGAACGGTGATCGCAGTCGCGCTCACGAGTCAGCAGCCCCGAGCAGGATTTCCCCTCACGTTGGAGTCCAAGGCGGACGGGCTTCCCAAGGAATCCTGGATCAAGATCAGCCAGATTCGGACGCTGGCGGCAGAACGAATCGGGCGCCGCATCGCTCGGGTCTCGGACGAGGAGGTCGCTCGCGTCATCGAGGGCCTGAACGAGATCCTCGGTGGCTAA
- a CDS encoding ribbon-helix-helix protein, CopG family, with translation MKTAVSLPDELFESADALAERLGMSRSELYATAVAEYLAKHRGADVTGKLNEVYSEEPSGVDPALRSAQAKSVGSAEW, from the coding sequence ATGAAGACCGCAGTATCCCTACCTGACGAACTCTTCGAATCGGCCGATGCGCTCGCCGAGCGCCTTGGCATGTCGAGGAGCGAGCTCTACGCCACGGCCGTCGCCGAGTACCTGGCCAAGCACCGGGGCGCGGATGTCACAGGCAAGCTCAACGAAGTCTATTCTGAGGAGCCGAGCGGCGTCGATCCGGCACTTCGCTCGGCGCAGGCGAAGAGCGTGGGATCGGCTGAGTGGTAG
- a CDS encoding type II toxin-antitoxin system PemK/MazF family toxin, producing MQRREIWWADLDEPRGSEPGLRRPLLIVQADSFNRSRLRTVIGVILTSKTRLLDAPGNVLISARASGLPKDSVANVTQIVTLDKDYLTERVGRVPPKLMAHVDAGLKLVMEL from the coding sequence GTGCAGCGTCGCGAAATCTGGTGGGCCGATCTCGACGAGCCCCGGGGATCCGAACCAGGCCTACGACGACCCCTCCTCATCGTTCAAGCCGATTCGTTCAATCGCAGCAGACTCCGCACCGTAATTGGTGTGATCCTCACGTCGAAGACGCGTTTGCTGGATGCACCGGGTAACGTGCTCATCTCTGCCAGAGCGAGCGGGCTGCCCAAGGATTCCGTCGCGAACGTCACCCAGATCGTCACGCTCGACAAGGATTATCTCACGGAGCGCGTGGGCCGCGTCCCTCCGAAGCTCATGGCGCACGTCGATGCGGGCTTGAAGCTGGTCATGGAACTCTGA
- a CDS encoding class I SAM-dependent methyltransferase, which produces MKLDRTLRDLPDVVNHYRAGGEGERLSHGPGELERLRTEEVLSRSFPNPPARILDVGGGPGTYVLSLLDRGFDVHLIDLVPEHVTDAGRLFEERGHTGRASVGDARELDVESESRDAVLLLGPLYHLLEREDRLRALGEARRVVRPGGHVYVAAISRYASVLDGFARGLVRDPEYVSMMLEDIRTGRHKNPPGKDYFTTAYFHTPDEFTAEIRDSGLDLLNVVGVEGPFWCLSDFRGRWEDMATRQLMLSTLRDLESESWVLSMSAHLLATAWRP; this is translated from the coding sequence GTGAAGCTCGATCGGACGCTCAGAGATCTGCCGGACGTAGTGAATCACTATCGCGCCGGTGGAGAGGGCGAGAGGCTGTCGCACGGTCCGGGTGAGCTCGAGCGCCTGCGTACCGAGGAGGTCCTGTCTCGTTCATTTCCCAATCCGCCTGCGAGGATTCTGGACGTGGGCGGGGGGCCAGGCACCTACGTTTTGTCCCTATTGGACCGGGGCTTTGACGTGCATCTGATCGACTTGGTCCCGGAGCACGTTACGGATGCCGGGCGGCTATTCGAGGAGAGGGGGCACACCGGTAGGGCGAGCGTCGGCGACGCCCGAGAGCTGGATGTCGAGAGCGAGAGCCGTGATGCCGTGCTGTTGCTGGGCCCTTTGTACCATCTGTTAGAGCGCGAGGACCGCCTGCGTGCTTTGGGGGAGGCCCGACGGGTCGTCCGTCCTGGTGGCCACGTCTACGTGGCCGCGATCTCTCGCTATGCCTCCGTGCTGGATGGATTCGCACGTGGCCTGGTCCGTGATCCCGAGTACGTCAGCATGATGCTGGAGGACATCCGGACGGGACGTCACAAGAATCCGCCTGGAAAGGACTATTTTACGACGGCCTACTTCCACACGCCCGACGAGTTCACAGCGGAGATCAGAGACTCGGGCCTGGACCTGCTGAACGTGGTTGGCGTCGAAGGCCCGTTCTGGTGCTTGAGCGACTTCCGAGGGCGGTGGGAGGACATGGCCACCCGTCAGCTGATGCTGAGCACTTTACGAGATTTGGAGTCCGAATCTTGGGTATTGAGCATGAGCGCCCATCTCCTTGCCACAGCCTGGCGACCCTGA
- a CDS encoding isoprenylcysteine carboxylmethyltransferase family protein translates to MTWRAVLAFLLLPGIVAYLVPYLMAPAALERASWQWLGALLLAAGSVALLRCAREFRTRGEGTLAPWSPPRRLVTTGLYRRSRNPMYVAVLVVLIGWSVWYRSLALGLYTVAVAGAFHLRVLLYEEPKLEETFGAEWRGYRERVRRWL, encoded by the coding sequence GTGACCTGGCGCGCCGTGCTCGCCTTCCTGCTTTTGCCCGGGATCGTCGCGTATCTCGTGCCCTATCTGATGGCTCCAGCGGCCCTTGAGCGAGCATCGTGGCAGTGGTTGGGTGCCTTACTGCTCGCAGCGGGGAGCGTCGCTCTTCTTCGATGCGCGCGTGAATTCCGCACGAGAGGGGAAGGTACACTCGCACCGTGGTCACCCCCCAGGAGGCTTGTGACAACCGGGCTCTACCGTCGATCGCGGAATCCGATGTACGTTGCGGTTCTCGTCGTGTTGATCGGGTGGTCGGTCTGGTATCGGTCTCTTGCTCTGGGCTTGTACACGGTAGCCGTCGCGGGAGCGTTCCATTTGCGGGTACTTCTCTATGAGGAGCCGAAGCTGGAGGAGACGTTCGGTGCGGAATGGCGAGGGTACCGTGAGCGTGTGCGCCGATGGCTGTGA
- a CDS encoding ABC transporter ATP-binding protein, translated as MIRVESLSFTYPRSTGPAVQDLSFTVAEGEVFGFLGPSGAGKSTTQNILIGLIRGFEGSATVMGRSLTEWDSTYYRRIGVSFEFPNHYLKLTARENLELFRALHGGATESVETLLDMVGLSDAIDVRVSDFSKGMKNRLTFTRSLLHRPRLWFLDEPTAGLDPVNSRRIMEIIESRRRDGITTFLTTHDMVVADKLCDRVGFIVGGRLEVIDTPRSLRLQYGTREVRVTWEEDAGPRSAMFPLDRLADDAPFLETLRTHRIESIHSQETTLEDVFIQVTGTSLA; from the coding sequence ATGATTCGAGTCGAATCGCTGTCCTTCACGTACCCTCGCAGCACCGGGCCTGCCGTCCAGGATCTGTCGTTCACAGTGGCCGAGGGAGAAGTGTTCGGGTTCCTGGGACCCAGCGGAGCCGGGAAGTCCACCACCCAGAACATCCTCATCGGCCTGATCCGGGGGTTCGAGGGGAGTGCGACCGTCATGGGCAGGTCACTCACCGAGTGGGACAGCACGTACTATCGGCGAATTGGCGTGTCCTTCGAGTTTCCGAACCACTACCTGAAGCTGACGGCGCGCGAGAATCTGGAGCTGTTCCGGGCGCTCCACGGTGGTGCGACGGAGAGTGTCGAGACGTTGCTCGACATGGTAGGCCTGTCCGACGCGATCGACGTGAGAGTGAGCGACTTCTCGAAGGGCATGAAGAACCGCCTCACGTTCACCCGGAGCCTCCTTCACAGACCGCGGCTGTGGTTTCTCGATGAGCCCACGGCCGGGTTGGACCCCGTCAACTCGCGGCGCATCATGGAGATCATCGAGTCTCGACGTCGGGACGGAATCACGACCTTCCTCACAACGCACGACATGGTGGTGGCTGACAAGCTCTGTGACCGCGTCGGGTTCATCGTGGGCGGACGGTTGGAGGTCATCGACACCCCTCGGTCACTCCGACTCCAATATGGAACGAGGGAGGTCCGCGTCACCTGGGAAGAAGATGCAGGGCCCCGATCAGCCATGTTTCCGCTGGACCGCCTCGCAGATGACGCACCCTTTCTCGAGACCCTGCGCACTCATCGTATCGAGTCGATCCATTCGCAGGAAACGACCCTGGAGGACGTCTTCATCCAGGTCACCGGGACGTCCTTGGCGTGA
- a CDS encoding MarR family transcriptional regulator translates to MQRLSPPLAAFVEEVALFLEPGGMPRIAGRIVGYLLVCDPPHRSAAQLAEELSVSRGSVSTMVRMLRTTGLLEPAPVPGERAIHLRLSDDGFEAVFEHQIRQVSAFGELASKGLTVLRGAPSERTRRLRLLAALYGFYEREMPGLLERWRTERARIIRDFAAEGSE, encoded by the coding sequence ATGCAGCGACTCTCACCGCCTCTCGCCGCGTTCGTCGAGGAGGTCGCGCTCTTCCTCGAGCCGGGCGGCATGCCCCGAATCGCCGGTCGCATCGTTGGCTACCTGCTCGTGTGCGATCCGCCTCACCGCTCGGCAGCGCAGCTCGCCGAGGAGCTCAGCGTAAGCAGAGGATCCGTCAGCACGATGGTCCGCATGCTTCGCACCACAGGTCTGTTGGAGCCCGCACCGGTTCCTGGCGAGCGGGCGATCCATCTTCGCCTGAGCGACGACGGCTTCGAGGCCGTTTTCGAGCACCAGATCCGGCAGGTCTCGGCTTTCGGCGAGCTCGCGAGTAAGGGTCTTACGGTCTTGCGTGGAGCACCGTCGGAGCGCACCCGCCGGCTAAGGCTCCTAGCAGCCCTCTACGGCTTCTACGAGCGCGAGATGCCTGGACTCTTGGAGCGGTGGCGGACGGAGAGGGCGCGAATCATCAGGGATTTCGCGGCGGAAGGTTCCGAATGA